A part of Anas acuta chromosome 26, bAnaAcu1.1, whole genome shotgun sequence genomic DNA contains:
- the LRG1 gene encoding leucine-rich alpha-2-glycoprotein has product MEMGTATSHGSGTVRAGSAGEGGDFPSGTWGRATNQLGDGHHQRGGRGGRNQDPQSPRSPADPCRSSGTSTMVPPGWILLPLLLLVLSSPSTPCPLQPNATRFVCTEPTLRTFPGGLPPTTLAVSVEFTAVATLAPDALAGLPELQELHLASNLLASLPEELLWPVPALRVLDLTANALPELPARLFQRSQLLQHLVLRGNRLRALQPSWFQHLARLRWLDVGANALAEVPAEVFHPLVSLQSLDLSHNRLESLDGGSLAGLRELERLDLEGNRLRALPPDAFAPVPALRLLFLQGNELRALPAGLFAPLSHLQVLDLAHNRLRALELPPRPPGPPLSLDISGNPWACECPLLELLRRAAPQLVAARGTLCASPPHRQGQEVGTLSQAGDAGCQPEEDGQSLPDP; this is encoded by the exons ATGGAAATGGGGACGGCCACGTCCCATGG TTCTGGCACCGTGCGAGCTGGCAGCGCCGGCGAAGGCGGCGATTTCCCGAGCGGCACGTGGGGACGAGCCACCAACCAGCTCGGTGACGGCCACCACCAGCGGGGAGGACGGGGAGGAAGGAACCAGGACCCTCAGTCCCCGAGGAGCCCGGCCGACCCCTGCAGGAG CTCCGGCACCAGCACCATGGTGCCACCGGGCTGGAtcctgctgccgctgctgctgctggtgctgagcagcccctCCACGCcgtgccccctgcagcccaaCGCCACCCGCTTCGTCTGCACCGAGCCCACCCTGCGCACCTTccccggggggctgccccccaccaCGCTGGCCGTCTCGGTGGAGTTCACGGCCGTGGCCACCCTGGCTCCTGACGCCCTGGCGGGGCTGccggagctgcaggagctgcacctCGCCTCCAACCTCCTGGCCTCCCTGCCCGAGGAGCTGCTGTGGCCCGTGCCCGCCCTGCGCGTCCTCGACCTGACGGCCAACGCGCTGCCCGAGCTGCCCGCCCGCCTCTTCCAgcgctcccagctcctgcagcacctggtGCTGCGGGGGAACCGCCTGCGGGCGCTGCAGCCCTCCTGGTTCCAGCACCTCGCCCGCCTGCGCTGGCTCGACGTGGGGGCCAACGCGCTGGCGGAGGTGCCCGCGGAGGTTTTCCACCCGCTGGTGTCCCTGCAAAGCCTGGACCTGTCCCACAACCGCCTGGAGAGCCTGGACGGGGGCTCGCTGGCTGGGCTGCGGGAGCTGGAGCGGCTCGACCTGGAGGGGAACCGGCTCCGCGCGCTGCCCCCCGACGCCTTCGCGCCCGTGCCCGCCCTGCGCCTGCTTTTCCTGCAGGGCAACGAGCTGCGGGCGCTGCCCGCCGGCCTCTTTGCCCCCCTCAGCCACCTCCAGGTCCTCGACCTGGCGCACAACCGGCTGCGGGCCCTGGAGCtgcccccgcgcccccccggccccccgctgTCCCTCGACATCTCGGGCAACCCCTGGGCCTGCGAGTGCccgctgctggagctcctgcGGCGCGCGGCCCCGCAGCTCGTGGCCGCCCGTGGCACCCTCTGTGCCAGCCCCCCGCACCGCCAGGGACAGGAGGTGGGCACCCTGAGCCAGGCTGGGGACGCGGGGTGCCAGCCCGAGGAGGATGGGCAGAGCCTGCCCGACCCCTAG